The following DNA comes from Micromonospora chokoriensis.
CGACTTCCTCCAGTGGAACGCGTACGGCACCGACGCCAGCCACACCGCGCTGGCCCGGTTCCGCCGTACCAAGGACTGGGCGGTGGCCGACCTCGGCCCGGTGGCGCTGTCCCGGCCCGTGATCATCGCGGAGTGGGGGGTGCGGGCGGCCGAGATCCCCAACCAGGCCGCCTGGATCGCCACCGTGCCTGCGGCGATCGCCCAGCTCAACGCCGAGCGGGGGCCCCGGATCGTGCGCACCAACTACTTCAACTCGGGGTGGGGCACCCTGGTCCCGAAGGCCACCGGGTTGACGGCGCTGCGTGAGGCGTACGCCAAGCGGCCGTACGTCTGAGTGCCGCCGGCGGCCCGGTCGGCGCGACTGCCGGCCGGGCCGACCAGGCATGCGCCAGCGAGACTCTGACGCCCGGTCAGGCGCGGTGGGCGCCCGTCCCGAGCGCGTTCGGGTCGCCCAGCACGGTGTCCAGGCGCCCGTCCCGGTCACTGTCCACGTAGGTGATGTCCGGTATGCCGTCGCCGTCCACGTCGATCTGGACGACGTCGGCGACCCCGTCGCCGTCGAGGTCGGTGACCACCTCCACCGAACCGTCCAGGTGGTGGGTCACGATCGACTGGGCGCCGGCCGCGCGTGGCGGGGGCCCGGGTGTCGGCACCGGCGTCGGCGCGGGCGCGGGTGCCGGTGTGGGCCGGGGACCGGGGGTGGGCGCCGGGTGGCTCGGCAACCCGCCGACCGGCGGCGCGCTGGCCTGCTCGATGACCGTGCCGGTCGGGTCCAGCTCCTCCTCGGAGGGGAAGACGTCACCTCGTGCGGCCGGATCGCGGTAGCTGCTCATGGGCGTAGGGTTCCCCGACGACGACGAGAACAACCGTGCCCGATCGACCGGTGTCCCTGGTGCCCGGTTCGGCGGAAGATGTCGGGACCGACGCCACGGTCATGAAACGGGGGTCCGAGCGTGGAACTGCGCCGGAATCGGGGGGCCCGTGCGCTCGCCCTGGTGTGCGTACTCGGTGGAGTGCTTCTGTTGGTCTATCCCAGCGACGGGCACCTGCTCCGGACGGTCATCGCGGTGGGGGCGATCGGGCTGGGCGCCGTCGCGCTGGTCAGCGCGGTGCGGCCGTTCCGGTTCGGGATCCACGCGGACGGGCTCAGCATCCGGCGGCCGGGTCTGCGCCAGGAGATCCGGTGGGACGAGGTCGACACGCTGGTCCTCGACGAGCCGCCCCGACGCGACGGCTACGCGGGGCCTCCGCGACTGCTGCTGGTTCCTGTGCAGGGTGTGCCGCGTGAGCTGGTCACCGCCCGGCACCCGGTCGACGGCCGCCCGGCCATCGAGCTGCTCGTCCTCGACCAGGTCCGCGAGCAGCCCGAGCAGGTGTCCGCCGCTCTCGCCCGCCACGCCGGGGACCGCTTCGTCGACCTGCTCGCGCTGCGTCGCGACGCCTTCGCCACCCCGGATCTGACGGTCGGGCTGCGCGGCTACCAGATGGGCCGGGTCGACCGGTTGATCCGACGCGGGCAGGACGCCCTGATGTCCGGGGACGCGTCGGCCCGGCAGGCGGCCCGGGGGGAGATCGAACGCGCCACCGCCGCCGGTCTGCCGGTCGCCCAACGTGGTTACAGCACGTACCAGACGGATACGGTTCTGGACGCCCTCGTCACCGCGTTGGCCGACCACCAGCCCACCGATCGGGAGACCGCCACATGACCCAGCAGGGACCGCAGGCCGCAGTTCCCGAGGTGCCGCGCCGCAACTGGGCCGGCAACGTGCGGTACGCCGCCCAGGCGTTCCACCGACCGACCTCCACCGACGACCTGCGCCGACTGGTCGCCGGCAGCACCCGGCTCCGGGCGGTGGGCAGCGGGCACTCGTTCAACCGCTTCGGCGACACCGACGGCGACCTGGTCAGCCTCGCCGGGCTGCCCCAGACCGTCGAGGTGGACCACGAGCGCGGGCAGGTCACCGTGAGCGGCGCGATGCGCTACGGCGACCTCGCGCGACAGCTGCACACCCAGGGGTACGCGTTGGCGAACCTCGCCTCACTGCCGCACATCTCGGTCGCCGGCGCGGTGGCCACCGCCACCCACGGCTCCGGTCCGACCCACGGCAACCTGGCCAGCGCGGTCGCCGCCCTGGAGCTGGTCACCGCCGACGGCGACCTGCTGCGGGTCGACCGCGACACCGACAGGTTCGCCGGCATGGTGGTCGGGCTCGGCGCGCTCGGCCTGGTCACCCGGGTCACCCTGGACGTGGTGCCGGCCTTCGAGCTGCGCCAGTACGTACGGCTCGACCTCGACCGGGAGGCGCTGGACGAGGCGCTCGCCTCGGCGTACAGCGTGAGTGTCTTCACCGACTGGCGTACGCCCCGACTGCGCGAGGTGTGGCGCAAGCAGGCCGCCGACCAACCGCCACCCCCGGCGGACTGGCTGGGCACCACCGCCGCCGACCGGCCGCGACACCCGGTGCTCGGCATGCCGCCGGAGAACTGCACCCCGCAACTCGGCGAGCCGGGCCCGTGGCACGAGCGGCTGCCGCACTTCAAGCTCGGGTTCACCCCGAGCAGCGGTGACGAGTTGCAGTCCGAGTACCACCTGCCGCGTGCCGCCGCGGCCGACGCGCTCGCCGCCCTGGACGACGTGGCGCACCTGATCGCCCCGGTGCTGCTGGTGTGCGAGCTGCGTACGGTGGCGGCCGACGAGCTGTGGCTCAGCCCGAACCACCGGCGGGACAGCTTCGTCGTGCACTTCACCTGGATCGACGACACCGCCGCCGTCCTGCCGGTGGTGGCCGCCGTGGAGGAGCGCCTGGCGCCGTTCGCGCCCCGCCCGCACTGGGGCAAGGTCTTCGTCACCGACCCGGCGGAGCTGGCCGCCCGCTACCCCCACCACGCCGACTTCACCACCCTGCTGTCCGACCTGGACCCCAAGAACAAGTTCCAGACCGCCCCCCTGAACCACTACTTCCCCCGCTAACCCACCCCCGCCCCCCGCCCTGCCCCCGCCCCCCGCCCCGCCCCCGCCCCCCGCCCCCCGCCCCCGCCCCGTCACCCCGTCGATCATGGAGTTGTGGTGACCGGTTCGGGGCCTGACAGGCGTTTTGTCCCCACCACAACTCCATGATCGACGGGAAGTGTGTGGGCGGACCCGTCAGCGGGAGGGGGTGGGGGCGGTGAGGGTTCTGCGTTGGACTGCGCGGGCGATGTCGCTGGGGGAGACGATGCCGGTCAGGCGACCGTCGTCACCGACCACCAGGGCTCTGCCGTCGGCGCACTCACTGAGCCGGGGGAGCAGGTCGTTGAGCTGTTCACCCGGTCGGGCGAGCACCAGGTCGTCGGCCCGGCAGGCCACCTCCGCGAGGGTGGTCGACGCCCGCCGGTCGGACGGCACGCCCCGTACCCGGTCGACGGTGACCAGACCGGTCGGTCGGCCGTCCTCGGTCAGCGGCAACGCCGAGTGCCGGTACGCGAAGAGGTAGTGGTCGACGAAGTCGGCGACCGTCACCTCCGCCGAGACGGTCTGCGGCTGCGGGGTCATCACGTCGCCCACCCGGATGCCGCGTAGTGCGCTTCCGGTGCGGGCCTGCCGCTCCTCCGCACCGGCCGCGCCGATCAGGAACCAACCGATCAGGGCCAGCCAGAGCCCACCGAAACCGACCCCGGACAGGAACTGCCACAACCCGAGGCCGATCAGGAGCACACCCAGCACCCAGCCCGCGCGGGCGGCGACCACCGACGCCCTGGTCCGGTCGCCGGTGGCCTTCCACACCGCGGCACGGAGCAGCCGACCGCCGTCCAGGGGCGCGGCGGGCAGCACGTTGAAGACGGCCAGCAGGACGTTGATGCCGGCCAGCCACGCCACCGCCCCGAGCAGCAACCCACCCTGCCCGGCCAGGGCGAGCAGCGCGGCCACGGCACCGAAGACCGCTCCGATCAGGAGGCTGACCAGCGGGCCGACCCCGGCGATCCGCAGCTCCGCCCCTGGGTCGCGCGGCTCGCCGCGCAACTCGGCCACCCCACCGAACAGCCACAGCGTGATGCCGTCGACGGTGAGCCCGTTGCGCTTGGCCACCACCGCGTGCGACACCTCGTGGGCGAGCAGACCGACGAAGAAGACCACCGCCGCGGCCAGGCCGGCGAGGGTGTACGCCACCGGCGAGCGGTCCGGGTACGACCGCGGGAACTGGTTGGCGGCCAACCCCCACGCGATCAGCGCGAAGATGACCAGAACGCTCCAGTTGACGCCGACCGGCACTCCCGCGACCCGGCCGATCCGGAAACTCGCCCTCATCCCCGGTGCGTACCCCGTTGGGGCGCGGGCATGCCGAAGGGGCAGGCGTGTGGTCAGTCGGCGGTGCCGGGCGGGACTACCCAGGCGCTCGGTTGCCCGGTGATAGCGCTGATCAGATCGAAGTCGCCGTCGTAGTGCAGGACGGTGACCCCGTGCCGCTCGGCGGTGGCGGCGATCAGCAGATCCGCCATGGACAGGGCGCGGTGGTTCCCCTTGTGCAGGGCCTGCACCTGCACGTCGATTGCGCGGTCCCAGACGTCGTCGGGCATCGACAACCACCGGAAGCCGCCCATCAACCACCGGGCACGCTGCGCGTCCTGCGCCGTGCGGGCGCTGTGAATGACCTCGATCTCCACCGCCCCACAAACGGCCAGCACCCCTCGGTCGGAGAGTTCGTCGAGCACCGGAGCGACCAGGCGCTTGGGCCAGCGGGCGAGGGCTGACTTGTCCAGCAGGTAGTGCTCGTGCCTCACGCCGCGTCCGGCTTGGCGGTGTCGGTCAGGTCGGGCAGCCCGCCGCTCTTGAGCCAGTCGGCGAACTGCCGCCGCTTGTCCCGGTCGACAACCGCCTTGAGGGCGGCGTTGACAGTGGCCTTCTTCGTCGTGGTGCCGAGGATCTCGCCCGCTTCGGTGAGTAGTTCGTCATCGACGTCAAGAATCGTCCGGCTCACGGTGCCTCCTCGATAGCCGACCAGCGTCGATGATATCAAGTTGGCAGGCTTTTGATATCAATCCCCGCCGCGTCGTGACACCGCCGACGGATCGTGGACGCGTGAGGGGTGTATCGAGATGGTTGTGGGGTGGCCGACGCCGACGGATGACGATGACGACTCGTGCCGCCCCCCGCTGCGCGTGATCCGGCCGGCGAGAGCGCCGCGGCAGTGGTCGGCGAAGCGAACTGACAGAGAGGCTCGGCGTTCAGCGGCGCGGGGTCTCGCTGGCGATCGTCGCCTCGCGGGGTAGGGCTGCCGCGCGCAGCGCCCAGTCCAGCGCGTAGTCGGCGATCTTCTCCCAGCCGTCCTGCCCCACCGTGAAGTGTGTTCGGCCGGGAAACTCCTGGTACGCGGTCAGGGCCCGGGACTTCTGGTAGAGCCCCGCGTTGGCGCGGACCACCGACGCCGGCACCACGTGGTCGTTGTCGCCGGCCATCAGCAGTAGCGGTGGGCGGTTGTCGCGGCCGACGTCGACCCGGGCGGGTGAGCGGGGGTCGACGTTGGCGAAGGCGCCTTCGAAGAACACCCGGCCGGCACCGGGGACGGCGTAGCGCTGCCAGGCCCGGTCGGAGTCCTCGCGGCTCATGGCGTTGCCGAAGGTGTAGGCGAAGTCGTCCGTGGTGAACGGGACGGCCTTGCCCCGGTTGGCGGGGCTGCGCAGGATCGGGAAGCCGGAGCGCAGTTGGCTCAGCGGCACCTTGAGCACACCCTTCACCGCCGCCGGGTGTACCCCCACCACCGCCGCGCCGAGACCCCGGTCGGCGAGGACCTGGGCGAACAGACCGCCGAACGAGTGGCCCATGATGATCGGCGGCCGGGGCAGCGCTCTGATGATCTTGTCGTAGTGCGCGACGATGGTGGCCATGCTCTGCTCGGCGATCGGGCCGGGGTCGTCGCGCAGCTGCTCCACGGACCGGTCCATTCCGGGCCAGGCGGGGGCGATGACGTGCATGCCGCGCGCGGTGTACCGCTCGGCCCATTTCTCCCAGCTGCGTGAGGTCATCCAGAGACCGTGGATCAGCACGACCGTGTCGACCCGGCCCTGCGGCGTGGCACCCATCGCGTCCTCCCGGTGTGGCGGTCCGGCCCGGCGGTTACCCGCTCCCGCGCCGGCAATGCCCGCGCCGGCCGCTCCGCCAGGACCGCGGCGAACGGCCCCTGACAAATGTCACGGCCGGGACGTGACGGCCGCTCCAGGCATCGGAGTACGCGCCGCCGGAGCATGACTGACATGACCAGTACGCATCCGGCTGTCGAGTTGGACGGCCTCACCAAGTCCTTCGGCGCGGTCACCGCTGTCGACCGGTTGAGCCTGCGGGTTCAGCCCGGCGAGGTGGTGGCCTTCCTCGGCCCGAACGGCGCGGGCAAGACCACCACCATCGACATGCTGCTCGGGTTGGCCCGTCCGGACGCGGGCAGCGTCCGCATCCTCGGGGGCACCCCGGACACCGCGGTGGCCCAGGGTCGGGTCGCCGCCGTCCTGCAGACCGGAGGGTTGCTCAAGGACCTCACCGTGGGCGAGACGGTGCAGATGACCGCCCACTTCTACCGGCACACCCGTCCGGTGGCCGAGGTGCTGGAGCGGGCCGGCATCGCCGACATCGCGGGGCGGGTGGTGGGGCGCTGCTCCGGCGGCCAGCAGCAGCGGCTGCGCTTCGCGTTGGCCCTGCTGCCCGACCCGGACCTGATGGTGCTCGACGAGCCGACGACCGGCATGGACGTCGAGGGCCGCCGGGACTTCTGGCAGGCGCTGCGCCGCGACGCCCGGGCCGGACGGACCGTCATCTTCGCCACCCACTACCTGGACGAGGCGGACGCGTACGCCGACCGGATCGTGCTGGTCCGGCAGGGACGTGTCGTCGCCGACGGCACCACCGCGGAGATCAAGAACCTGGCCGCCGGTCGCACCGTGCGGGCCACCCTGCCCGGCGCCGACCAGGCCGCGCTCGCCGCGTTGCCCGGCGTGGACGCCGTCGAGGTACGCGGCGACAGTGTGCTGGTGCGTACCCGTGACTCGGACGCCATCGCCCGGCACCTGCTCACCCGGACCGCCGCCCGGGACGTGGAGATCACCTCCCGCAACCTTGAGGACGCCTTCCTCGCCCTGACCACCGCGCAGACCGGAGCCTGAGATGACCACAGTGTCGGCCACCCCGAACCGCACCGTCGAGCCGGACCGTCGGCTGCCCGCCCTGGGCGGGTTCTCCCCGGACGTCCTGCGCATCGAGTTGCGCCGGGTGCTGCGTAACCGCCGTACCCTCGCGTTCACGCTGATCATGCCGGGGGTCTTCTTCCTCATCTTCGGTCTGCCGCAGGGCGGGCAGAACCTGGACAACGGTCGCCCGGTGACGGCGTACATCATGATCAGCCTCGCCGTGTACGCGGCCATGGTGGCGACCACCAGCGCGGGTGGCGCGGTGGCCACCGAGCGGGCGCTGGGCTGGAGCCGACAGTTGCGGCTCACCCCGCTGCGCCCGAGCGCGTACGTGGCCACCAAGCTGACCACCGCGATGGCTCTCGGCCTGCTCGCTGTCGTCGTCGAGTTCCTGGTGGGCGCGGCGGCGGGCGTCCGGGTCCCGGCGTACGTGTGGCTGCTGTCCGGGCTCGCCGCCTGGATCGGCTCGCTGGTCTTCGCCGCGTTCGGCCTGTTCGTCGGCTACCTGGCGCCGGCCGAGAACGTCATGCAGTTCATCGGCCCGATCCTGGCCGTGCTGGCCATGTTCGGCGGACTGTTCGTGCCGGTCGAGGTGCTGCCGCAGGTGCTCCAGCACGTCGCCACGTTCACCCCCGTGTACGGCGTGGGGGTGCTGGCCCGCGCCCCGCTGACCGGAGACGGGGTGAGCATGGCGGCGGTGGCCAACCTGGTGGTCTGGGCGCTGGTCTTCGGCGTCGGTGCGACCCGGCTGTTCCGCCGGGACACCGCCCGGGTCTGACCACGGCGACGGATAGCGTGAACCCGATGGACCTGACGACCGGGCAGCCTCGGCCGGTGAGCCGCCACTGGCGGTTCACCGGCTGGCTGTTGGCCGCCGTGTGGTTGTTCTTCCTCAACGTGCCGCTCGCCACGGCGCTGCACCAGCCGGAGCTGTGGCGGCGGGTGGTCGGTGTGACGGCGCTCGTCGCCTTCAGCGTCGGCTATGTGCTGCTCTTCCAGTGGGCCCGCGGGCTGCGGCAGGCCCTGCGGCCGATCCCGGCCTGTCGGGCGCGGGTCGGGTTGGCACTGCTGGTCGCGGTGGGCCTGGCCAGCATGCCGGGCACCGCCGGGGACTGGCTGGCCACCCTGGTCTACGTGGCGGCGGCGGCGGTGTTCCTGCTGCCGCCGGGGGAGGCGTTGGCGGTGGTGGTGGTCTGCGCCGTGACGCCCGTGCTGGCCTCGTGGCTGGTGCCCGGATGGGAGGCGGAGAGCGGCATCGTCTTCGCGGTGCTGCTCGCCTCGTTCGCGATGTTCGGGGTGGCCCAGTTGGCCCAGCGCAACAGCCAGCTCCAGGCCGCCCAGCAGGAGATCGCCCGGCTCGCCATCGCCGAGGAACGGGCTCGCGCCGCCCGGGACCTGCACGACATCCTCGGGCACTCGCTGACCGTGGTGGCGATCAAAGCCGAGCTGGCCGGCCGGCTGATCGAGATGGACACCGGCCGGGCCGCCGTGGAGATCGCCGAGGTGGAGGCGCTGGCCCGGGCGGCACTCGCGGATGTGCGGCAGACCGCCGGGGCGTACCGCGACGTCACTCTCGCCACGGAGCTGGCCGGCGCCCGCTCCGCGCTGGCCGCGGCGGGCATCGCGGCGGATCTGCCGGCCGAGGTGCCGGAACTGCCGAAGGAGTGGGACCGGTTGTTCGGCTGGGCGGTACGGGAAGGGGTGACGAACGTGGTCCGGCACAGCGGGGCGCGGTGCTGCACGGTCCGGGTGTACGCGGACCGGGTCGAGGTGAGTGACGACGGGCGTGGCCCGTCCACTCCCGACGCCACCGGCTCCGGTCTCGTCGGTCTGCGGGAACGGGCGGGGCGGCTGGGCGCGGCGGTGACCGTCGGCCGCCGACCGGGCGGCGACGGCTTCCTGCTGCGGGTGCACGCGCCGGGGGAGACCCGGTGAGCGGCGGGCCCGCGCCGATCCGGTTGCTGCTCGCCGACGACCAGGCGCTGGTCCGGGGCGCGTTGGCCGCGTTGCTCTCGTTGGAACCGGACCTGACGGTGGTGGCCGAGGTGGGCCGGGGCGACGAGGTGGTGCCCGAGGCCCTGCGCAGCGACCCCGACGTGGCCCTGCTGGACGTGGAGATGCCCGGCCTGGACGGGATCGCGGCCACCACCGCCTTGCGGGCCGCGGTGCCGACCTGTCGGGTGCTGGTGGTGACCACCTTCGGGCGGCCCGGCTACCTGCGCCGGGCGATGGAGGCCGGCGCGAGCGGCTTCGTGGTCAAGGACACCCCGGCCCGACAACTCGCCGACGCGGTCCGCCGGGTGCACGCCGGCCTGCGGGTCGTCGACCCGACGCTGGCGGCGGAGACCCTCGCCACCGGGGTCAGCCCGTTGACCGAACGGGAGACCGAGGTGCTGCGGACGGCCCGGGGCGGTGGCACTGTCGCCGACCTGGCGGGTGCGCTGCACCTGTCGGAGGGGACGGTACGCAACCACCTCTCGGCGGCGATCGGTAAGACCGGCGCGCGTAACCGTGCCGACGCGATCCGGGTCGCCGAGCAGAACGGTTGGCTGCTCGGCGACTGAACGGCAGGTCTGCGCGTGCCGGCGCTCAGGCGGTCGGCGGTGGGGCGGGCAACTGGTCGACCACCACCACGCTGCTGCCGGGGCGGACCTCGGCGAGCAGCTCCCGTTGACCGGATCGGGTCAGCCGGATGCAGCCGTTGGTGACGTTCTCGCCCAACTCGTCGTCGTTGTGCCAGGTGTGCACCCCGATGTGCGCGCCGCGCAGCCCGGCCGGCACCGACTCCGGGTCGTCGGGCACCGACCCGAGCGCGTAGATGTCCACCCCGCCGTAGACCGACTCCGGCGGTGGGGTGCGACCCAGGATGAAGGTCCGCCCGAGCGGCGTGTCCTGCCCGGCCTGGCCGAGGCTGACCTCCCAGGAGCGCACCGCCTTGCCGGCCCGGTACCAGGTGAGTCGGTGCGCCTTGCGTTCCACCACGATCTGGTCGCGCAGCGGCACGGTGTCGAAGCCGCCGGGGGGCAGCCAGGCGAGTCGCCGATTGGCCGAGGGCAGCAGGACGGCCG
Coding sequences within:
- a CDS encoding response regulator transcription factor; the encoded protein is MSGGPAPIRLLLADDQALVRGALAALLSLEPDLTVVAEVGRGDEVVPEALRSDPDVALLDVEMPGLDGIAATTALRAAVPTCRVLVVTTFGRPGYLRRAMEAGASGFVVKDTPARQLADAVRRVHAGLRVVDPTLAAETLATGVSPLTERETEVLRTARGGGTVADLAGALHLSEGTVRNHLSAAIGKTGARNRADAIRVAEQNGWLLGD
- a CDS encoding site-2 protease family protein is translated as MRASFRIGRVAGVPVGVNWSVLVIFALIAWGLAANQFPRSYPDRSPVAYTLAGLAAAVVFFVGLLAHEVSHAVVAKRNGLTVDGITLWLFGGVAELRGEPRDPGAELRIAGVGPLVSLLIGAVFGAVAALLALAGQGGLLLGAVAWLAGINVLLAVFNVLPAAPLDGGRLLRAAVWKATGDRTRASVVAARAGWVLGVLLIGLGLWQFLSGVGFGGLWLALIGWFLIGAAGAEERQARTGSALRGIRVGDVMTPQPQTVSAEVTVADFVDHYLFAYRHSALPLTEDGRPTGLVTVDRVRGVPSDRRASTTLAEVACRADDLVLARPGEQLNDLLPRLSECADGRALVVGDDGRLTGIVSPSDIARAVQRRTLTAPTPSR
- a CDS encoding ABC transporter ATP-binding protein — its product is MTSTHPAVELDGLTKSFGAVTAVDRLSLRVQPGEVVAFLGPNGAGKTTTIDMLLGLARPDAGSVRILGGTPDTAVAQGRVAAVLQTGGLLKDLTVGETVQMTAHFYRHTRPVAEVLERAGIADIAGRVVGRCSGGQQQRLRFALALLPDPDLMVLDEPTTGMDVEGRRDFWQALRRDARAGRTVIFATHYLDEADAYADRIVLVRQGRVVADGTTAEIKNLAAGRTVRATLPGADQAALAALPGVDAVEVRGDSVLVRTRDSDAIARHLLTRTAARDVEITSRNLEDAFLALTTAQTGA
- a CDS encoding L,D-transpeptidase gives rise to the protein MSFDGKTPYRRRGVWVTAAIAVPVLLVTALLVGQALTPDPTAPERVVAKADPTPSSVEQNAEESIPPAAPAPAGLPVVDYDPAPGGFPADPATMDTTPLTEGAHPTKRIAAYDAPGGRPRAFLEPTIRGVELTMPIADRRAGWTAVLLPSANRRLAWLPPGGFDTVPLRDQIVVERKAHRLTWYRAGKAVRSWEVSLGQAGQDTPLGRTFILGRTPPPESVYGGVDIYALGSVPDDPESVPAGLRGAHIGVHTWHNDDELGENVTNGCIRLTRSGQRELLAEVRPGSSVVVVDQLPAPPPTA
- a CDS encoding FAD-binding protein; this translates as MTQQGPQAAVPEVPRRNWAGNVRYAAQAFHRPTSTDDLRRLVAGSTRLRAVGSGHSFNRFGDTDGDLVSLAGLPQTVEVDHERGQVTVSGAMRYGDLARQLHTQGYALANLASLPHISVAGAVATATHGSGPTHGNLASAVAALELVTADGDLLRVDRDTDRFAGMVVGLGALGLVTRVTLDVVPAFELRQYVRLDLDREALDEALASAYSVSVFTDWRTPRLREVWRKQAADQPPPPADWLGTTAADRPRHPVLGMPPENCTPQLGEPGPWHERLPHFKLGFTPSSGDELQSEYHLPRAAAADALAALDDVAHLIAPVLLVCELRTVAADELWLSPNHRRDSFVVHFTWIDDTAAVLPVVAAVEERLAPFAPRPHWGKVFVTDPAELAARYPHHADFTTLLSDLDPKNKFQTAPLNHYFPR
- a CDS encoding PIN domain nuclease codes for the protein MRHEHYLLDKSALARWPKRLVAPVLDELSDRGVLAVCGAVEIEVIHSARTAQDAQRARWLMGGFRWLSMPDDVWDRAIDVQVQALHKGNHRALSMADLLIAATAERHGVTVLHYDGDFDLISAITGQPSAWVVPPGTAD
- a CDS encoding alpha/beta hydrolase, which gives rise to MGATPQGRVDTVVLIHGLWMTSRSWEKWAERYTARGMHVIAPAWPGMDRSVEQLRDDPGPIAEQSMATIVAHYDKIIRALPRPPIIMGHSFGGLFAQVLADRGLGAAVVGVHPAAVKGVLKVPLSQLRSGFPILRSPANRGKAVPFTTDDFAYTFGNAMSREDSDRAWQRYAVPGAGRVFFEGAFANVDPRSPARVDVGRDNRPPLLLMAGDNDHVVPASVVRANAGLYQKSRALTAYQEFPGRTHFTVGQDGWEKIADYALDWALRAAALPREATIASETPRR
- a CDS encoding sensor histidine kinase, producing MDLTTGQPRPVSRHWRFTGWLLAAVWLFFLNVPLATALHQPELWRRVVGVTALVAFSVGYVLLFQWARGLRQALRPIPACRARVGLALLVAVGLASMPGTAGDWLATLVYVAAAAVFLLPPGEALAVVVVCAVTPVLASWLVPGWEAESGIVFAVLLASFAMFGVAQLAQRNSQLQAAQQEIARLAIAEERARAARDLHDILGHSLTVVAIKAELAGRLIEMDTGRAAVEIAEVEALARAALADVRQTAGAYRDVTLATELAGARSALAAAGIAADLPAEVPELPKEWDRLFGWAVREGVTNVVRHSGARCCTVRVYADRVEVSDDGRGPSTPDATGSGLVGLRERAGRLGAAVTVGRRPGGDGFLLRVHAPGETR
- a CDS encoding type II toxin-antitoxin system VapB family antitoxin, which codes for MSRTILDVDDELLTEAGEILGTTTKKATVNAALKAVVDRDKRRQFADWLKSGGLPDLTDTAKPDAA
- a CDS encoding ABC transporter permease; this encodes MTTVSATPNRTVEPDRRLPALGGFSPDVLRIELRRVLRNRRTLAFTLIMPGVFFLIFGLPQGGQNLDNGRPVTAYIMISLAVYAAMVATTSAGGAVATERALGWSRQLRLTPLRPSAYVATKLTTAMALGLLAVVVEFLVGAAAGVRVPAYVWLLSGLAAWIGSLVFAAFGLFVGYLAPAENVMQFIGPILAVLAMFGGLFVPVEVLPQVLQHVATFTPVYGVGVLARAPLTGDGVSMAAVANLVVWALVFGVGATRLFRRDTARV